A window from Saccharomyces eubayanus strain FM1318 chromosome XIV, whole genome shotgun sequence encodes these proteins:
- the GIT1 gene encoding Git1p, with protein MEDKDVSSIHEKEVDENNNPRFIEYDAEGRATRSETTKKEKWKNIVTIIASGFALISDGYVNGSMSMLNKLFVMEYGKKNYSSRVSTRVSNASLVGIIFGQFFMGIAADYYSRKSCILVATTILVLGSALCAASHGTTVPGMFWMLTVMRGLVGIGVGAEYPTSTLSANESANEYTTTNRGGILVMVTNLPLAFGGPFASIIFLIVYKICSGTKHLEAIWRTVFALGCFWPLTVFYFRWKTATTEVYEKGRIKRNIPYVLALKFYWKRLLGTCGTWFMYDFVTFPNGIFSSTIISSVIKDQNDLVKVAEWNLLLGVLAVLGVPIGAYLSDRIGRKYTLIIGFSGYIIFGLIIGCAYDQLSKITPLFIIFYALMNMLGNAGPGDMLGVISSESSATAVRGVFYGISAVTGKIGSVVGVECFQPIRDNLGARWTFIIAAICGLVGVLITIFFVPHSLENDLMKQDVEFHNYLVSNGWTGKMGFDEIDEESVVKSFXDEGNSTDCNEKATEIISVKQVNQG; from the coding sequence ATGGAAGATAAAGATGTCTCTTCGATACACGAGAAAGAAGTGGACGAGAACAATAATCCTAGATTTATAGAATATGATGCCGAAGGTCGTGCTACTCGTAGTGAAACTActaagaaagaaaaatggaaaaatataGTTACGATTATTGCATCTGGTTTCGCTTTAATTAGTGATGGTTATGTGAATGGTTCAATGAGTATGTTAAATAAACTCTTCGTTATGGAATAcggaaagaaaaactatAGTTCAAGAGTTTCGACAAGAGTTTCCAACGCATCTCTGGTCggtattatttttggtcAATTTTTTATGGGTATTGCTGCAGATTATTATAGTAGGAAATCATGTATCCTTGTTGCTACGACTATATTAGTTCTTGGTAGTGCTCTGTGTGCCGCTTCACATGGTACTACTGTACCTGGTATGTTTTGGATGTTAACAGTTATGAGAGGTTTGGTAGGTATCGGTGTTGGTGCAGAATATCCGACAAGTACATTAAGTGCCAATGAGTCTGCTAATGAATATACTACAACCAATAGAGGTGGTATCCTGGTTATGGTAACAAATCTGCCACTAGCCTTTGGTGGCCCATTTGCTTcgattatttttttaattgtCTACAAAATCTGTTCAGGAACGAAACATTTAGAGGCGATTTGGAGAACTGTTTTTGCTCTCGGTTGCTTCTGGCCTTTAACAGTGTTTTATTTTAGATGGAAGACTGCTACTACAGAAGTTTATGAAAAAGGTAGAATCAAAAGGAACATACCGTATGTTTTAGctttaaaattttattGGAAAAGGTTACTTGGTACATGTGGCACCTGGTTTATGTACGATTTTGTCACCTTTCCAAATGGTATTTTCAGTTCAACAATTATCAGTTCTGTTATTAAAGATCAAAATGATTTGGTAAAAGTTGCTGAGTGGAACTTGCTACTAGGGGTTCTAGCTGTATTAGGTGTTCCAATTGGTGCTTATTTGTCAGATCGTATTGGTCGTAAATATACATTAATTATTGGTTTCTCTGGATACATCATCTTTGGCCTAATCATAGGTTGTGCGTACGACCAATTATCAAAAATCACCCCACtattcatcatcttctatGCGCTCATGAATATGTTAGGTAATGCCGGACCAGGCGATATGCTTGGTGTTATTAGCAGCGAATCATCAGCAACCGCTGTTAGAGGTGTTTTCTATGGTATATCTGCGGTAACTGGTAAAATCGGTTCTGTAGTGGGTGTTGAATGTTTCCAACCAATCAGAGACAATTTGGGTGCAAGATGGACATTTATTATTGCCGCAATTTGTGGTCTTGTTGGTGTTCTTATtacaattttctttgttccaCATTCGCTCGAAAATGATTTAATGAAACAAGACGTTGAATTTCATAACTACCTAGTATCCAATGGCTGGACTGGTAAGATGGGATTTGATGAGATAGACGAGGAGTCTGTTGTTAAGAGTTTTRAAGATGAAGGTAATAGTACTGATTGTAATGAGAAAGCTACCGAGATAATCTCAGTCAAACAGGTTAATCAAGGTTAA